The Liquorilactobacillus nagelii DSM 13675 DNA window CTATTTAGTAAATTAATAAAGACCAGAACAAAATTATTTTTTGTCTGGCCTATTAATTCAAACCTTACTTATTAACCAACTTAAATAACTTTCTCTTTGAACGCTTGACGCAATTCAATTTGTTGCTGTAGTTCATGTACCATTTGATTTTCAGTTTTTTCATCCCAATCAAAATAATCAGCCATTTCTGCGATAATTTGATCCTTAACCTCCATAACATGACTGAAATTAAACAACAACTGGCTACTACGGCGAAGCAAATAATCAATTGGATGAACAACCATTTCATATTCTAGGCCATAGTATAGCTGAGCATAGTCAACTGGTTCTAGGCGGCTATCCGTGGGATATTCAGCTAAGAAATTATATAATTGTTCAACGTTTCGTCCATAACGATGAACTAATTTTTCAGCCGCTTCATGATCTAATCCCGCAGCTACCCCGCGTTCAACAGCTGGCTCAAAGAACTCTTTAAAGCCTTGACTGCCACTTTGATCAGCACCTGACAATGGTAAATGCAACGTCTGAGTTTCAACATAATGATAATCACCATATGTTTGAGCAATATCCTTAGCTACCTGATTAACGATTTTTTCAGCCATCTTCCGATAACCAGTTAGTTTTCCACCAGCAATTGAATAGAGTCCTGATTCTGAATGAAAAATCTCATCTTTCCGTGAGATTTCTGAAGGATCCTTCCCTTCTTCTTGAATCAATGGGCGAACCCCAGACCAAGCCGATTCAACATCAGCAAAATGCAACGGCTCAATATCAAACATTTTATTAACTGCCTCTAAAATATAGTGAACATCTTTAGGTGTTACCGTTGGTTCGGCTGGATCCTTAGTCCAAGTTGTATCAGTTGTTCCAAAATACGTTTTACCTTCGCGCGGAATAACGAACATCATTCGTTTATCATTAAATGGTGTATCAAAGAAAATTGCATTTTTAACGGGGAACTTGGAATTGTCAACTACTAAGTGCACTCCCTTGGTCAAATGCAGATGCTTTCCTTTGTTAGATCCATCCATCTCACGAATTGTATCGACCCAAGGACCAGCTGCATTAACCACTCGTTTAGCATAAATCGTAATTTCTTCACCACTAATTTGATCACGAACTTTGGCACCAGCTACTTGGCCTTTGCTATTATAAATTAAATCAATTGCTTTAACATAATTAGCCAACAAAGTTCCCTCTTGATGAGCTCGTTTGACAACTTCCATTACCAAACGGGCATCATCAGTTCGGTACTCCACATAGACCCCCGTACCTTTTAATCCAGCAGCTTTTAAATATGGTTCGCGCTGAAGTGAAGCTTGTTTGTCCAACATGAATTTACGTTCACTTTTTTTAACATGTGCTAGGCGATCATAAACATCTAAAGCAGCTGCTGTAGTAAATTTACCTAAGGTTCCACCTTGATAAAATGGCAACATCATTTTCAGCGGTGTGGTAACATGTGGAGCATTCTCATAAACGATTGCCCGCTCAGTCCCAACTTCAGCTACTTCATGAAAAGCCAACTGCTTCAAATATCGCAATCCACCATGAACCAATTTGGTTGATCTGCTGGAAGTTCCGGAGGCAAAATCGCGCATCTCGATCAGCCCCGTCTGTAACCCTCGTGTCTGAGCATCTAGAGCAATGCCAGCACCAGTAATTCCGCCGCCAATTACTAACAAATCTAGTGGATGTTCTGCCATTGCCTCTAAGTCATGCTTACGTGTCGCAAAACTTAATTTATTTTTCATTCTCTTATCCCTCCGTTAGGCTATTCTTTATTTGGTGCATATTTAAAAGCCATCGTTGCTTTAACCGCATGCTGCCAACCAGTATAAAGCCGATCACGTTCTTCAGTTTCCATTTTGGGTTCAAATCTCTTACCAATTTTGAATATTTCCTTTAGTTCATCTGTATCTTCCCAGAAACCAACGGCTAATCCAGCTAAAAACGCTGCACCCATCGCGGTTGTTTCAACATCTGCTGCTCGTTCCAATGGCGTGTCCAAGATATCAGATTGAAATTGCATTAGGTAGTTATTCATTGATGCACCACCATCAACTCGTAAAACTGGAATTTTAATTTTAGTATCGCGGTACATCGTATCAACGACGTCTCGTGTTTGATACGCCAAGGATTGTAAGACAGCCTTAATGAAGTCATTTCGACTGGTTCCACGGGTCAAACCAAAGACCGATCCGCGAGCATCAGCATCCCAATATGGTGCTCCTAAACCAGTAAATGCTGGTACCACATAAATCTCATCTTGACTGGTTGACTGCATAGCAGCTTCTTCGGAGGCAGCGGCATTGTCGATTAAATGCATCGAATCACGCAACCATTGAATTGCTGACCCGGAAACAAAGACCGATCCTTCTAATGCATAATTAACTTTTCCATTGATTCCGTAGGCAACTGTTGTTAAAAGATTATTAGCAGACATAATTGGTTTTTCACCGGTATTCATGACAATAAATGAACCTGTTCCATAAGTGTTTTTAACCATGCCGGACTTCAAGGCCAATTGTCCAAACAACGCACTCTGCTGATCACCGGCCATTCCTGAAATCGGTACTTCACTACCATAAAAATGATAATGAGCCGTTTTCCCATAAACTTCCGAATTTCCTTTAACTTTTGGCAACATTACTCGCGGAATTTTGAGAATTTTCAAAATTTCATCATCCCAAGTCAAATCGTGAATGTTAAATAGCATTGTTCGACTAGCATTGCTATAGTCAGTAACATGAATTCGACCAC harbors:
- a CDS encoding glycerol-3-phosphate dehydrogenase/oxidase, whose translation is MKNKLSFATRKHDLEAMAEHPLDLLVIGGGITGAGIALDAQTRGLQTGLIEMRDFASGTSSRSTKLVHGGLRYLKQLAFHEVAEVGTERAIVYENAPHVTTPLKMMLPFYQGGTLGKFTTAAALDVYDRLAHVKKSERKFMLDKQASLQREPYLKAAGLKGTGVYVEYRTDDARLVMEVVKRAHQEGTLLANYVKAIDLIYNSKGQVAGAKVRDQISGEEITIYAKRVVNAAGPWVDTIREMDGSNKGKHLHLTKGVHLVVDNSKFPVKNAIFFDTPFNDKRMMFVIPREGKTYFGTTDTTWTKDPAEPTVTPKDVHYILEAVNKMFDIEPLHFADVESAWSGVRPLIQEEGKDPSEISRKDEIFHSESGLYSIAGGKLTGYRKMAEKIVNQVAKDIAQTYGDYHYVETQTLHLPLSGADQSGSQGFKEFFEPAVERGVAAGLDHEAAEKLVHRYGRNVEQLYNFLAEYPTDSRLEPVDYAQLYYGLEYEMVVHPIDYLLRRSSQLLFNFSHVMEVKDQIIAEMADYFDWDEKTENQMVHELQQQIELRQAFKEKVI
- the glpK gene encoding glycerol kinase GlpK, with the translated sequence MADKNYILTIDEGTTSTRALIIDHDGKKIADAQREFPQYFPHPGWVEHNANEIWNAVLSTIANAFISSGVQPRQIAGLGITNQRETTVIWDKETGLPIYNAIVWQSRQTNEIAQQLKKDGYDKLVHEKTGLLIDPYFSATKIRWILDHVKGAQERAEKGELLFGTIDTWLSWKLSGGRIHVTDYSNASRTMLFNIHDLTWDDEILKILKIPRVMLPKVKGNSEVYGKTAHYHFYGSEVPISGMAGDQQSALFGQLALKSGMVKNTYGTGSFIVMNTGEKPIMSANNLLTTVAYGINGKVNYALEGSVFVSGSAIQWLRDSMHLIDNAAASEEAAMQSTSQDEIYVVPAFTGLGAPYWDADARGSVFGLTRGTSRNDFIKAVLQSLAYQTRDVVDTMYRDTKIKIPVLRVDGGASMNNYLMQFQSDILDTPLERAADVETTAMGAAFLAGLAVGFWEDTDELKEIFKIGKRFEPKMETEERDRLYTGWQHAVKATMAFKYAPNKE